The following DNA comes from Mesoplodon densirostris isolate mMesDen1 chromosome 9, mMesDen1 primary haplotype, whole genome shotgun sequence.
AAGTAGTAAATCTAATGGTGGTCTATTTTTTCAATGTTTATTTTCATGAAATGTtcatttttcatgaaaaaatttaatgttattaaaatttatcATTATGAAGttatcagaaaataagaaatccATGATTGTCTAGTTCAGCATATTATTTTTAACGAATTATTTTAGCTGTTCAcagatatatttgattttttttacatattgactattatcagaaaagaaaaacattaaatggaTAATTTAGATGTAATGAGACCAACCATTCAATGTTTAGAAAAATCTGGATAATTGACCAATTATTCTGTTTGTTCAGAGGTATTctttcatgaaaatgaaatataaaacaagGCATAAATGTTTGTAGTCTGGATCATTTTCAAGAAGATGTGTTAAATGATTATTATCTAAATTGCTAAACATTTGTTTATAAATCATAATGTCTTAAGATAAAGTAACATTACATATGGTCAAATAATCTGGTAGAACAATTTCTCTTTCCTCACAACATGAAAATTTGACCAAATTTAACATTAATTTTGTAGTATTTATTAGACTGGAGatcaaaaagcaaagaaaaactctTGAATTTTTAagctataataaaaattaatcttgGTTATATCTCAGAATGCCacttcatctttgtttttctttgtttttgtttaaataacAACCAGACCCAGGTTTGCCTCTCAATTGGCCCGATGATATCACACTTCATGGCAATAGTGCTTCCAATGCTATGAATCCATTCTGGAATGAACTGTCTGCATCTAACCCATTTTTGGATGACATAATTCAGCTAAGAAATAACCAGAAGAGAGATAATATTTCCATCTTGAAGGaagatccttttcttttttttagagaaatagaaactggaaattcttttgtttcttccgGTGATGAACTTGACGTGCATCAGTGGCTTAGGCAGTCTTCTTCAAGGAAATCTGAAAGATCTAAAAGTGTTTCAGAACTTTTGGACATTTTAGATGACACAGCACATGCCCATCAGAATATACATAACTCCGACCAGATCTTAGAACAAGACTTAAAATGGCTTCAAAATGATTGAGAGGCTTATAAAATGGCTTGGTTAAGTCAACACCACCTGGCCCGCTCCTGCCTAAATTTGAATATAATTAATCAGAGTCCTGGATGGGCCCAAACACAAGTTGCAGAGACTACAATAGTTTGCAAATTAAACTACCAGGGAGGGTCAGTACAATTACCTGAAGCAGATATCACTGTTCATGTGCCCCAAGGCCATGTAGCTGTGGGAGAATACCAAGAGGTATCTCTAAGGGCTTTTCTAGATCCTCCACAGATGCTTAACCATGATCTTTCATGCACTGTAAGCCCACTGTTGGACATCATGTTAGGTAACCTTAACACAATGGAAGCCATTTTGCTGGAGATGAAAATTGGAGCGGAATTGAAAGAGGATCCTTTCAGCCAAGTCATGACAGAAGTGGTGTGTTTTCACAGCCTGGGTAAAGAAGGCCCTTTCAAAGTATTAAACAACTGCTACATTTATAAAGACACCATCCAAGTCAAGCTAGTAGACTTGAGTCAGGCGATGTGTCTAGTGGTTGCTGCACAAACTAAAGGTACTCAGCCACCAGCTGCCACCATTTGGGATTATATCCACAAAACCACCTCAGTTGGAATTTATGGGCCCAAATATATCCATCCCAGTTTCTCTGCTATTTTCACAGTTTGTGGACATAGTTATATGCCAGGAAGGCTTACAATCTCTGATATTAAGAagggtagggggcttccctggtggcgcagcggttgagagtccgcttgccgatgcaggggacacaggttcgtgccccggtccgggaagatcccacatgccgcggtgtggctgggcccgtgagccatggccgctgagcctgcgcgtccggagcctgtgctccgcaacgggagagggagaggccacaactctctcattgtggagaggtcctcgtactgcaaaaaaaaaaaaaaaagaaagaaagaaaaaagggtgggAAACAACGCATCTCCAGTTGTGTTTCAGCTCTGCAGGAAGCATTCCTTCCTACTTGAAAAGCCATAAGATTTAAGTATTTCTGTCTTTTCATGTGATCCTGATTTTGAAGTAAAGgtagaaggaaaagggaaagaaattaaacaaaagcaGTTGTAATCAGGTCAAGTAGTTCATCAacaatttttattctctttagcTGACTCCAGAGAAATGCACTTGTTTGTTTTCCGTGTTCAGGTGGAGCCTCCCAATGGTAGACCAGTTACACAGTTCTTTATTACTACACCTGATCCAGCCCCAAACCTAAAAAGCCTCTCAAATCTTCCAGGTGATttgcagaaggagaaggaaatcaAGTCTGCTCCTTTATTACCAACAGTGCATGTTAAATATCCTacatttcaaacaaaaatttGAACTTTGCCAACTATGGGGTAACCCTGAAGACAGTGCTAACACAAAGCAAGATTGACTACTTACTTGAATATTTCAAAGGGGACACAGTAGCTCTTCTTGGAAAAGGTAAAGTAAAAGCCATTGGATGGTCCAAAGTGAAAGAATGGTATATGGGAGTCCTGAGAGGTAGGATTGGACTTTTACATTGCAAAAATGTCAAGGTGATTGCAAAGGAACAAGTAATGTCTATGTCAGATAATGTCTTCAAAACCAGGAATCTTCTTGAACAAATTACCCTGCCTCTTAAAAAACTGACTTACATCTACTCAGTTGTATTGACCTTGGTGTCAGAAAAAGTTTATGATTGGAAAGTTTTAGCTGATGTCCTAGGTTACTCACATCTGGCACTGGAAGATTTTGATTGAATACAAGCAgacaaagaatcagaaaaagttTCTTATGTTGTAAAGAAGTTAAAGGAAGATTGTCATGCAGATAGAAATACCAGGAAGCTTCTTTATGAACTTACTGTGGTGAGTATTGCTTGTTCACAGTAATTTATTTACCATAGAGAACTTCATTggcaatatttataagtaaacatATGAGAGTAGTTAAAAAATTCTCAGCAGTCTCAAGTAAATTGAAGTCACTTTGCAGCAAATATAAAGCTTTGCCTACAAGATCATATAACtggtttcttagatttgacattCAATTGTGATTTTCCCAGAAACTAGGCCCCCAAGGATCATCCTTTAATGGAAGATTAAAGATTCTGTTTGTGCTAGAGCATAACAGTTAAGAGatgccttcttttcctttttcaaatatttagataGCTCTTAAAATATCAGAGAAGCTCCAATTACATGAAAGTAAATAAGAACAAACTGAAACAAAGCTAGTTAACTTGGCCATTGGTATAGGTTCACTTTTTAGTGTTTTTTAGACATATCACCAATGTCTTTAACTTTAGCAATTTAATATTCTCTGTATGCAATGCATCACAATCCAAAAATGATATTGCTAATTCCCTTCTTAATCTTCATGTTTTAATAGGACtcttaggattcttttttttttcaacatagcATTCACCCCAGTGTAAGGCTCAGCAGGGATCTATAAAAAAGATGAAGAACTATTTTGCCTTAAATGTAGAAATTcagtattttataaaagtaaaaaaaaaatcaagagcattatttctaaaaatggctaaaatgtgactttataaataataataatgagacaTACCGCTTCTCTAGGGTTCTCTATGTGTTTGGCACTGTCCCCAACATTCTATACATGCTCTCTCATTTAGTCATTTTAACCACTTTATGGGGTAAGTCTAGTTAGTATCTTCATCTTCAAatagaggaaactgagtcttgggCGGTTGGGCAACTTGCCCAAGTTCTGACAGTTGGTTAGTATCAGAGATGGGATTTGAAACCGTTTTGGTTCCAAAGCCACACGTAAAACCACTATGTCTTCCTGAAACAAAGGTATTAACAATGCATGCGTGTGTGtaaaaatatctgtttgagtaCGTATGTTGCTGTGTAGTCAATATCACTATAACTGCAAAGCTGGTGCTCTGTAAGAGATGTAGATCTTCACATAGATGAGGCAGGTTCATGTAGAGGAGCAAAGTTTTAACCAAAGTGCAAAAGGAGGAGAGAAATTTTTGGAGAGAAATTTATTCTGTGATGTTaacaataatttatataataaagaactatatatataaaacaattcctctccttctgttatttttctgtttctacagTGATACTGTAAGGGATGAATTTTTAAAGCCCAATATCTGATTGTTAAATAGGTGGTTTTATGATGGTGTGCTGCATTCTCACTTAACCCAGGCCATTTACAGTCATTGGCTGATCTACCTGGTTGAAGCTGCACATGCATTTTACAATAGCTCATTACCTCTCATAGCTCATGTTCTGCATGGAGCCATGAAAGTCTGAATTGAAAAttgctttcttgtttctcttaGTGGCAAAAAAGTTTATATTGGCCAAATGATCTGAAAGTTTAAACCTGGTTACACCTGCTCTGTGTTGGTGTATGATAATTGAGTAGCTTTGGTGACTAACTAGACAGTGCTGGTGGAGAGCTCATTCAAGGGAGTAGTTCCTAAAATTTTATACTTTGCCTCAGTGGAGGCTTCAGAATTTCTGATTGGAAAGCGCTAAAACCTGGCTATCTGACCAGAAGACAATGAAGCATATTGTATAGAGGCTACCCCTTGAAACTTTATTTGCATAGTAAGTGTACTTACTTGGTAATTCATTTTTACTTATTGTTTCGTAATGATAAAGCTTTTAAGTGCCATTAAATGATGAAGGGCTaccaaacatttttatttgaacACAAAAGAGATAGGTAAATCTAATCtcgtactttaaaaatatattcaaggcAAAAGAGAAACTCATAGACTTGTTTTAAAACATGCATGGTGACTGACAAAGCTCAGATGCTTAATTATGGAAGAAAGAGTCTGAAGATTTTCCACTGTGCATTGTTGAAACCTCAGTGTTTTATATTTGATACCTTGAGATTTAAATTTAGCAAAACTACACTGGTGGTGAAGGGagagagtaaattttttttaagtcataaatAACAATAAGGTTGTCGGAGTGTTTCATTTTTATGCAATACACATGATTCTGGGAAgttttaaatcacattttgattaaaaaaattagaataatgtTTACCAGCAACTGTGTGCTCACGCTATAGAAATCCTGTAGCCAGTCCTCTGGTAAGGAAAGTAATTACTGTTCATATAGTAAATAATCATCCCTGGGTTGATAAATTATTGACTGCTAGAACCTCAGGGTATCTTTGGAAGCGGCTAATTCAACTTCTTCCTTTTGTAATTAAGGATATTAAGAAATATATTAGTTCAGTGGTTTACCCAAGCCCCTATAATTAGTTAATGAGTTAGTCCTAAATCTCCCCTAATTCTGGTCTAGTTGTGGTCTCTGTACTTTGCTTGTTGGATTTGCTTAAAAAGTAAATCAACtctgaattttagaaaattcaaatatatgtGTGGTGAGAAAAAGGATGCCAGTTTCTAGGATATGTAATGACAAatttaatttatagaaaaaagCTCAAATTAGTTGCTTTTAATTATGACATGCAATTGTTGCTGCAGGCTCTGTTGAAGATTGATTGCCAGGGATTAGTAGCACATATCATCCAAGAGGCTGCTATTCTGACTTCAGCTGTCAAGCTTGGAAAAGGCTGGAGGAAACTAGCTGAAAAGTTAGTacggctcgggcttccctggtggcgcagtggttgagagtccgcctgccgatgcaggggacacgggttcgtgccccggtctggaaagatcccacatgccgcggagcggctgggcctgtgagccgtggccgctgagcctgcgcgtccggagcctccgttgggagctccgcaacgggagaggccacagcagtgagaggcccgtgtaccacacacacacacacaaaaagttagTACGACTCACAAAGCGACAGATGGAGGCATATGAAATTCCTCACCAAGGAAAAGCTGGAGATGTTGCTGTAGAGGTAAGATTTCTATTTGTCTaaacgtaccacacacacacacacacaaagttagtACGACTCACAAAACGACAGATGGAGGCATATGAAATTCCTCACCAAGGAAAAGCTGGAGATGTTGCTGTAGAGGTAAGATTTCTATTTGTCTaaacgtaccacacacacacacacaaaaaaaattagtaCGACTCACAAAGCGACAGATGGAGGCATATGAAATTCCTCACCAAGGAAAAGCTGGAGATGTTGCTGTAGAGGTAAGATTTCTATTTGTCTAAATAGTGAAAAACTGCAGACCAGGGAAATCAAATACAATCAAGAGTGCCCTGCATACGTGGATTGATTGTCCTAGAGGATCCACTAACTGAAGTCACTGCCCCTATAACCATTGATATTATCTGAAATATACATACATCACTCTTTAAAGGTATTAAGAGCCTTTAAAATATACTGATGTTTCTCCTATTGGATTGCATATCTCCATGGCCTTTTATCAAATAAATTGACCAAATTAAATAGGCAGTTAGTATGTAGGGCTATAATAACTTGAGGCAGAGAACAGATAAACTTTGAAGGGAAGAGTTGGGGCCCAGTCATGACAAGGAAAAAGGACATAATAATTAGTAGTTATCAGCCTCAGGCACAGACTTAGTCATTGGTGGTAAATAATGTTTGGTGACAAAAAGCATTAAGAGAGTAGATGGTGTGGGGTTCATTGGTAATGATAGCTAGAGATATCTACGAGCATTATCTCCTTTACAATTTTGCATACAATAACTATAGACATCAAATACAGAATGACAGCATGTAgaacaaagtaaatatttaaaatgcaaaatttttattaatattaaaacaaagatATACTATTAGGTGTAAGttagataaatattttctctatttaataCCATAAAGAAATGTGAATCAGTTTTTATtgacttaaataaaaatattccagtGATGAGCACATataaaatgttctgtatctttctCTCACATGAGTGTAAACATTTTCAAGATATTTCAATTAAGGAAAGATTATCTCTCTAGTTAGATGATGACATGATAGGGGGCAAAAGCTGTATTCTCTACTTCCTTTTTGAGCATAGAACTGGGTATTAATTTCTTGAGAAAATTTTCTTACTTTGAAGTAACTATGTCAGCTGGGTGTGCAGGTCAAGACAACCTTTTCCATGAAGGGTCAAGAGTCAAATCAAGTTAGTTGAATTCTAGCAGCTACAGTGGAAGTCTCAGCAGGCTGGCTTCTGGTTTCCTGAAACCTGAGTCTCTAAACAAGATTCTTTAGCCACGACTAGCCAAAGGCTGAAGCCATATTTCCTCTGCATAGATTACATTTATCTCTATATACTAAGAAGGGCATTACAACCTACAGATCAGTTTTTACTGAATGAGCTAAAAATGAGaaatctttaagaaataaaaaaggaacagtACTGTACGTGATACGCTACTCTGATATTTTAGTTAACTGCCTAAAAAATTGTGTAattgagataccactacatacctattagagtGGCCACCAGAACACTGACCACACCAAATACTGTTGAGGATATGGAGTAACAGGAACCCtcactcattgctggtgggaatatacaATCACTTTGGAGCACCTTGGCTGTTTCTGGCAAATGAAACATACTCTTGGTATATGATCCATCAGTCatgttccttggtatttatccaaaggaattaaaaacttttgtccacacgaaaacctgcacatgaatgtttatagcaactttattcgtAATTActaaacctggaagaaaccaagatgtccttcagtaggtgaatggataaataaactgtggtacaatggaatattgtgtgacaatggaatattattcagcactaaaaagaaatgagctatgaagccatgaaaagacatggaggaaccttaagaGCACATTATTAAGCAAAAGAacccaatctgaaaagactatatACTGTAGGAGtccaaatatatgacattctggaaaagttaaaactatggagacagtgaaaagatcagtggttgtcaggggttgggAGGGAAGGATAAataagcagagcacagaggatttttagggcagtgaaaatactcaatttgataccataatgatggatacataacattttatatttgttcaaactcatagaatgtacaacactggGAGTCAACCCTagagtaaactatggactttgagtgattatgatATATTAGTGTAGATTCATCATTTGTACCAAATATACCACCATGGTgaaggatgttgataatggggagaCTGTGCatgtggggggggcagggcatAAACGGGAAATCTctataccttcctctcaattttgctgtgaacctaaaacggctctaaaaaaaaatcttttaaaaaactttgtcTAATTGAAATCaggacttatttttttcttaataagctctgtttttaaaaaggttttatttaGAGTTGTTTATCAAAGTGTTATTTATCAAAGAGTTTTTTGTTAAGTATCCAACTTCTCTCTGATTGTGGTTGTTTACAGTTTGTCCTCCCTGGAATCTTCATGGAGGCCAACAAACAGGCTGCTTttcctttatttacttttgcACAGCCCAAATCACAAATGACTAAGTCTACGCCTGAGGCTGATAAACACTCAGAAGCAGAAAGGAAAGCCCCTATGTGTCTTTCTAGGGGCTATTGTTCAATCTATTGGGATTAACACTAACAATCATCACTTTGATGCATATTGttaaatgtttagaaaataatTCACGGCATATTGGCCTGAAGCTATTCCAAATAATCTATGAGAATCTTAACCTTTTAGGCCATGTAAAGTAAAGGGTAAATATATGCTGATTTCCatctctctgaaaaaaaaatagttgtacAATATTTTTCTCCTAGGAAGGAGATGATTCTTGAATATGATCAATTTACAAGTTAAGCAGTTGATTTCAAAACATACTTATATTAGTTCTGGGTAGGGTGTACAGAGGGAGGGAATTGAAATTGGGGCAGAGAGATAACAAGTTCTTGTGGTTCCCAtgctgcttttatttcctttatctcACTTCCTCAGTGGGCACAAATTTAGAGAATTTCCTCCTATGTGTGCCAATGTCTACAATCAGGTTCTTTTCACTCACTTTCCTTGCTTTTCAacttctccctttttcctttgttctatttttattttatctaataGTTATCtggcacttactctgtgccaagcactattccagtaacatttcaaaaattaacttatttaatcctttcaacaaaAACTTGTGGGGCAGACACTAATGTTATCTAAGCTGTAgggaggctaagtaacttgctcaaacaTGCATAGCTAGGAAGTCATGGAACAAGGTTTGGAGCACAAACCTTGACTTTGGGGTCCTTGCACTTTAACTGTTACACTCTGACCATCCAGTCCAAATCCAATATAGTGgctgagtggcagagctgggagttaCGGTTAGGATGGGGAGTTTAAGCAActcatttcacttttttcttttttcaagctaTGATAGGATACTATCAAAATTTGCCTCAACATCTTCATCAAGCTTCAGCCAATTAAAGAATGGATTATTAATAGTATGTCAGATTTTTCTTCAGTACTTCTGACcacttcttattcttttcttttttaatttaatttaattttttaaatacagcaggtccttattagtcatcaattttatacacatcagtgtacacatgtcaatcccaatcgcccaattcatcacaccaccaccccgccgCTTTCCCTTATTCTTTTCTAAGATGAAAAAAAGTCTCTCTCTGGAGACTTCTGAGAACAACACTTTTAAATTAACCATCTctgtaagtaaaattttaagaaaattttaagaaattttctgATGACATTGTAATTCCTACGTgaaagcaaaattataaaacttggaATATGATTATAAGCAAAACATATTTTTCAGAGTATTTCTTTTGGGAAAAAATCTATGCTTATACAAAGATGTTTAACTCTTGCCAAGGTTTTCCTGTGAAAGTTAGTAAAAATTCATTGGAATTTTTCTgagctttaatttaaaaaaataggtatcattaaaatattagaaaaatagcgcattttaaaagcagttgtaaaaaaaaaaaagttgtattttaCAAGTGGAAGTGCTGGGGATTTCAGGACCAAGATATTCACAGGCCTAAATTAGGTACTCTTTACTTAACCTTCTGGAGATTATTACCATATATGATAATAACTTCCCTAGCAACTCTCTCACCTTGGTTCCCTGACTAACAATAAAGATTATGCTCTTTCCCTCTTATTCAATATGGACATTTATTCACTAAGGACACTCAGGGTTCACTTCCCCTTTTAAATTACCTACTACCAATGCCCACTGGGCTCCAATAAACCTGTTGAGGCTGATTTCTTATTTGACTTACCAGAATGGGCCATCCTCCCTATGAAAGCCCAATGAAGTGAACATTCCTAATTGTAATATTTTTTCGTCTCAGAAACCACTCACCTATAGACAGCTGTAACCAGCAAGATATATTTATGTCTTCTTGCCATCTGTACTTAATCAGTGAGGACCTAATTCTCTGTTCTAACTTCTAGCTACAATCTTTTCCCTCCTCATTCTCTAACTGACAGCTGTAGTGTTCAGAGCACTTTATTCTAAGTCTAGATTAAAAATGGGAAAGTAGGTAATCCTCAAACAGCTAATTTTATTAGTACTTTTATAGGTGAATAAAACTTCTATATGGAGTTCTTCCTACTTTTTTAGAATCTTGCCTCTGTATCCTTGCTTTCAGTATTAAATTAATCCATACAATTGACTTGTTTTCTGGGATTATCAGTTCTCAGCATTATCAGTTCTCAGCATCCCTAGGAGCTACAACAAAcacaaacagaatgaaaaatatgattttttttctctaaagccAAGTTTCATTTGTCATGGGAATTGGGATAAACTGTTAATATTTGAATTGTTATATCTTAAACAAGTATATGATTAGATGctgaaataagtaaatataactAATGAGAATGATAATAGTTGTTGCAATTTATTGCATATTTACTGTGTGTCATCTAATTATTATGATCATTTTCTTTGCAATATCTCACTTACTTTAACAAAGTTTGTAAGGAAGACATTAGAACCATCCTGTTTTTACAGATATGCAAACTGAGAGTGAATGCATTTGTGTAAGCTATCGAGAATTACATGGTTGTTAAGTGACAGAACTAGGATTTAAATCCAGGTTTGTTTTACACACAGTTATTCTCTTGCTCTGCTGATGATAAATCCTTTCAGAGTTAACTAAACGAAGATCAAAGAGGCAGGAGCTGTCAGAGGGCACATCCTAGTCCTGAAGGATGGGTAACATTTGAATAATTGGAGAGGACTAGAAAGGGATTTCAGTGCTTCTGGATACAATGACTTCTAGAGACCACTGAGGAGAGTATGTGGACTTGAGGAGAGAGTGCATCTTATTAATTATGGGGAGACACAGttggatatatatattttggagagtctTGAATGACTGCCAGAGCAGAGGTTAAGATTCCTTGTCTGGATTTCTGTTCCAGCTCTACCATCTATTAGCCCtaagaccttggacaagtcatttgacttttttttaggaatctttttttttgtaaaaaaatcattttttgtaaaatgatagtaataataCTATCGTATTCATCAGATGTttggaggattaagtgagataatatatgtgaaatatttggggaaatgctTTGCACATTGTAATAGCTAAATATAtgttatcttattattatttattttgtctaaGAGGAAGAGGTAAATTTGACAACTGTGTGACACTGAGTGATTTTGGAAAAGGGAATAAGGTATACTAATTTTTTAGTAATATGATGGAGAGTAACTATAGAAAGAATGCAGGTAAGGGGAAAGTCAGCAGTGATTTTAAGCCTTCTCT
Coding sequences within:
- the MACC1 gene encoding LOW QUALITY PROTEIN: metastasis-associated in colon cancer protein 1 (The sequence of the model RefSeq protein was modified relative to this genomic sequence to represent the inferred CDS: inserted 1 base in 1 codon; substituted 4 bases at 4 genomic stop codons), with amino-acid sequence MLTSEKAHFWSGGISRSTSEGNLFDMEAPKSSKNCSITDPGLPLNWPDDITLHGNSASNAMNPFWNELSASNPFLDDIIQLRNNQKRDNISILKEDPFLFFREIETGNSFVSSGDELDVHQWLRQSSSRKSERSKSVSELLDILDDTAHAHQNIHNSDQILEQDLKWLQNDXEAYKMAWLSQHHLARSCLNLNIINQSPGWAQTQVAETTIVCKLNYQGGSVQLPEADITVHVPQGHVAVGEYQEVSLRAFLDPPQMLNHDLSCTVSPLLDIMLGNLNTMEAILLEMKIGAELKEDPFSQVMTEVVCFHSLGKEGPFKVLNNCYIYKDTIQVKLVDLSQAMCLVVAAQTKGTQPPAATIWDYIHKTTSVGIYGPKYIHPSFSAIFTVCGHSYMPGRLTISDIKKGRGLPWVGNNASPVVFQLCRKHSFLLEKPXDLSISVFSCDPDFEVKVEGKGKEIKQKQLXSGQVVHQQFLFSLADSREMHLFVFRVQVEPPNGRPVTQFFITTPDPAPNLKSLSNLPGDLQKEKEIKSAPLLPTVHVKYPTFQXKNLNFANYGVTLKTVLTQSKIDYLLEYFKGDTVALLGKGKVKAIGWSKVKEWYMGVLRGRIGLLHCKNVKVIAKEQVMSMSDNVFKTRNLLEQITLPLKKLTYIYSVVLTLVSEKVYDWKVLADVLGYSHLALEDFDXIQADKESEKVSYVVKKLKEDCHADRNTRKLLYELTVALLKIDCQGLVAHIIQEAAILTSAVKLGKGWRKLAEKLLVRLTKRQMEAYEIPHQGKAGDVAVEMMWKPACDFLYTWSAHYRNSYRDVLQDLQSALDRMKNPVTKQWRDLTGALILVNSLEALRATAFSTSAEV